The Bacillus carboniphilus genome window below encodes:
- the queF gene encoding preQ(1) synthase, whose translation MENSWIPQSGPMPRPKSVEEGREALKGEAFPSPNVSNITFRALEFTAVCPKTGQPDFGEVEISYTPDQKCIESKSLKFYLWSFRDEGAFCETLAARIADDIVYAIDPKRVEVTIYQSPRGGIELKTTAVREK comes from the coding sequence ATGGAAAACTCATGGATTCCTCAGTCTGGTCCTATGCCAAGACCAAAAAGTGTAGAAGAAGGACGTGAAGCTCTTAAAGGAGAGGCTTTCCCAAGTCCAAACGTAAGTAATATTACATTTAGAGCTTTAGAATTCACAGCAGTATGTCCAAAAACAGGACAACCTGATTTCGGAGAAGTAGAAATTTCTTATACACCTGATCAAAAGTGTATTGAATCAAAATCATTAAAGTTTTACCTATGGTCCTTCCGTGACGAAGGAGCGTTCTGTGAAACATTAGCAGCACGTATTGCTGATGATATCGTCTATGCGATTGATCCAAAGCGTGTAGAAGTAACGATTTATCAATCTCCTCGTGGAGGAATTGAATTAAAAACAACTGCTGTTAGAGAAAAATAA